TGCAGATGGTGGTAGTAACCACAAGAATCTATACATGtattaaaattcataaaactacttacaaccaaaaaaaatcaattttagggtatgataattttaaaaaattcacatataCCCGTATCTCTGCCCTGGAAGCCCCTCAACTTTGGCCAGAATGGAGCAGCCGAAGGGGGTTGATTGGACGGTCATCATCCTGACATGCCAGTACAAGGACAGCGTCGAGGTCTTCCAGAGAGGTAGTTGACCCTCCCTCTCCACTCTGCCCCTAATGTGGAACCCTCTCCCCTTTCTTTGCCACATACCCCTACAGCCCCAGGAGCCGGGCAGACCCGGGTTCAAACCCAGATTCTGCTTCTTCCTAGCCACGTGACCTCAGACATAGGTCACTTCACTGAGActcgattttctcatctgtgcaatGGGAGTAGTTGTACTTACCTCACTGAGTTGGGAAAAGATCTAATGAGCTACTAGATGAAAAGCTGCTAAGTCAAAGAAGATTAAATAATGGCTGTCAGGAGGTTTGCTTGAGGTGCTTGGGACCAGGGTGGAGAGGCTGGGGCGCAGGTCCCCGTCATGTTCTGACCACAGAGCTGGAGATACGGCAGAAGCGAGAGCAGATCCCCACCAGGACGATGCTATTGGCCGTGGAAGACCCTGAGGTTCATGTGGGCAGTGGAGGAGCCACCCTCAACGCCCTGCTGGTGGCTGCTGAGCACCTGAGTGCCCGTGCAGGCTTCACTGTGAGTGCTCCTCAAGCGCCCCCCTGGGCACAGCAGGGATGGGGGCTTCAAACAGAGCCTTTCCAAGGTCCCCAGCTCTTCGGGCTCCATTTTCCTGCCCAGTTCAGGTTTGGCATCAGTTTTTGCATCTGTAGATTGAGCAGACTCATCCAGCTGAGGGCAGAAGGCAGGGGCAGCCTTTGTAGTGGATTTAGAAAGTCAGAGCCAGTATCTCGGAGTTAGGCTTTCTGGCTTCCCTTGAGAAATCTCATCTTGCTACCCTGGACTCTCCTTCCCACACAGCAATGGTTTGCTGGAACTGAGGTGCAGTGGCCCCCAGTGCGTAGAGCGTGGGCCCACGTCCCACACACACCCAGCCACTTCACGAGGTCACCTTGCCTGCATGGCACCCTGGCACAGGCAGTGAGGGTGGTCACAGGCATGGACACGCTCTGGCAGTGGGGGTGGCACCCGCAAGGGAGGGGACCACTGTGTGGTTGCCATGAAGCTGACTTACTGTGAGTCACCCGCCAGCCAGCCCCACGTTCTTGCCTGCAGCCTTCCCTAAAAACAGGGAACAGGGGAGTGGCCCAACTGGAAGGCTGCTGTGCTTCCTTATCCAGGAGTGGCCAGGGCTGCCTCGTGCCTGCCTGTGGCCATTGGTCTTGACCTTGCTGGTTGttcctttggttctttttttttttttttttttttaaatttatttttggctgcgttgggtcttcgtagctgcgcgcggcctttctctagttgcagcaggcgggggctactcttcgttgggctgcgcgtgcttctcattgcggtggcttctcttgttgcggagcacgggctctaggtgcatgggcttgttgtgacgcacgggctcagtagttgtggctcgcgggctctagagcgcgggcccagtagttgtggcgcacgggcttagttgctctgcggcatgtgggatcttcccagaccagggatcgaacccgtgtcccccttcattggcaggagattcttaaccactgtgccaccagggaagtccctcctttggTTCTTGTGTGGACTTGTGCTGGGGGTCTCTCCCTGCACAAGAGGGCGCCATCCTTGGGTGTCATCTGCCCAGACCTCTGTGAACAGTGCTCTTCCACTTTTGATAGGTGGTCACATCGGATGTTCTGCACTCGGCCTGGATCCTCATCCTGCACATGGTCAGTAGAATGCTGGGCAGGGGCCATGCAGAAGGATGGTCAATCCTCGGGGTTGGATGGGACTTTAGGGGTCTTCTACCTTTGTGTGCAGGTGTGCATTGTGCAAATCCTGAAGAATCAGAAACAGAATTAATCCAGGTGTCCAGAATAGGGAACCGGTTAAATATAAACAGCATATCCTCCTGGTGGAATATTAGACAATGATTAAAAGGTCCATTTAACTCTCTGCACTGACCTGTGCAttgaccagctctgtgacctggggcagGTCACTTGACTGTTtcgaggcctcagtttcctcatcagtaacatGAGGATGGCAGCAGTTCCTACTTCATGTGGATGTGCTGAGATGACCCATCAAATGCTTAAATTGGGGCCTGGCCTGGCTCACTGTGAGCATCggtgaatatattttcattgttcAGTGAAAAAGGCCAGCTGCACAAGTTTGTACAGAATGATCTCAGCCTTTTTAATTGGAAGTTTGATTGAGATCATTGTAGATCCACATTTAAGAAATATTCCAGAGGGAAGCCTCTGAAAACTTTGCCCAGATCTTGCCAATGGTCATATTTTCCAAAACTGTAGTATAATTACagccaggatattgacattgatatgGTTCCCAGTCTTTCTCCAGTTTGACTTgtactcttgtgtgtgtgtgaagttctGTTGTCTccgtctttttcatttttgtaaaaaaaaaaaaatagtctgcaTGTGAGGTATACAAAAGGGCGTAACCTCAAAATGAGGGCAATGGTTATTATCCCTGagggattgtttttctttttgcgtatctgcatttgctcattttttaccataatcatgtaatttaaaaaatcacatgagaACACACTTTGTAAAAGTCCTCTGGCTTGATGGCTTTCTGCCCAGGCTCTCTGCCTCAAGCTCTTCTGCCTGTCCCTGCTCCCGCCCCAGGGCCGAGACTTCCCCTTCGATGACTGTGGCCGGGCCTTCACCTGCCTCCCTGTGGAGAACCCACAGGCCCCTGTGGAGGCCGTGGTCTGCAACTTGGACTGCTTGCTGGACATCATGAGCCATCGGGTGAGACAGGCAGCTGCCATGGGGCCTTGTCCTGCCGCTTTCCTGCTGAGCCACCAGCCATAGTCTGTGCTGGCTCAGACAGGGGATGCCAGGAACAATGGCTTTGGGTGCCTGGAGTTAGTTAGAGCTTCAGGATGTTAGTGTTGGCCACACTGGGGGGAGGTGCGGCCTCAGGAAGCAGGTGGGAGGGCTGGCATCGGCACCATGGATATAGGGAGGCCCCTGTTACCTCAGCAGCCCGAGTCCCCCTGTAACAGGCTGAGGCTGTGCtgtgtgggagcagaggaagggcTGGGCCCGGCCATCAGCTTCGTCCTCTCTCCCCACAGCTGGGCCCAGGCTCCCCGCCAGGCGTGTGGGTTTGCAGCACCGACATGCTGCTGTCTGTTCCTCCAAACCCAGGTGAGCCTGAGAAGGCTTGGGACTGCCCTCCCTAGCCACAGCCAGCGTGGCTCTGCCTCTCCTCACCCACCCCGTCTCTGGGCCTGGCCTGCTGCCCTGTTCACAAGGGAAGCTCTAAGGTTTGAAGGATGGAGCTTAGACCAGGAGGCAGGGCTTCCCCTGCTGGGCCTGTCTGCCTGTCCGTAGAGTGGAGAtacccagccctgcccccttTGTCCCAAAGGGCTCTGTGGCCAAACTTTGGGGGTGAGGTGTTGTCATTCTCCCAGGGGAATGTCCATTTGGCTTTGGAAACCGTATTTTCTTTAGAGGTGCCTGGAAGCCCCTGCCCTCTTCCTGGAAGGGATTCCCCCATTCCTTGGGCTGGGGTCCCTGGAGAGCCTCCTGACTCCCCCACCTGCAGGGATCAGCTGGGACGGCTTCCGGGGAGCCAGAGCGATCGCCCTTCCGGGGAGCACGGCCTATGCCCGGAACCATGGTGTTTACCTCACTGACTCCCAGGTAGTGCCCCTGGGGCAGCAGCGTGGGCAGCTGAGCCATCCTGGGATGGCCTCCTGGTCCTGTGCTCTGGGCAGCCTCGCCCTGGACTTTCTGGCATGGTCTGGATCTGGAGGAGTTTCCCCCCATGGCAGCAGCTCTTGTGCTTAGTCTTTTGCCAAACATGAATTGCCCCTGatcctgtgccaggctctgtgcccagGCTTGGGGCTGTGGAGACATTTGAAGCCTGCCCTCTGCTGTCAGGGTGGGGGAGGTCTCAGGCACCTGTATCCCCAGGAGTATGCTGGGGCCTGTCAGACTTGCGTCTTAGGTTTACATCTGGAGAACACCCTTGCGTGCCCTCTTTCGTAATCCTCTCTTGCTCCCTTCCCTAACTCTGTTTTCTGCTCCCATGTAGGGCTTCGTTTTGGACATTTATTACCAAGGCACCGAGGCAGAGATACGACGATGTGGCAGGCCTGACGGGCGGGTGCCACTGGTATGGCTGCCAGGGCAGAGCCCCGCTCCTTCTGGGGAAGGCTAGAACCAGAATCTGAGGAAGATCTGGAACTGGTATTCAGGGGAGCGGGTGAAGCCAAAATCTGAGGAGGGGGTAGCCTTGGAATTCAGGGTCTTGTCCCAAATGAGAAAGGCTGGAACCAGACTCAGGGGATCCTTCTAGAATGAAGGACAAAGGTACGAGTGGTGGATAAGAGCCTGGGACTAGACTATAGGGAAGATGGAGAACTGGGATTGGGAGGAGACCTGAAAATTGAGGGGGTCCTAGAAGTTGCCTGCTGAGGGGCCCTCGGTGGAGCTGCCTCCATTAAGCCTGGAGTCTGGGTGCTGGAGTGGCCCAGAAGATGAATGATCCTGTCCGGTGTGGCAGTCAGCCTTGCTTGGCCCATCTGCACATGCCCTCCCCAACTCAGGCACAAGGCTGGCCCCAGGGTCTCCCACCTGACCCTTGTGGGGGCCCCTCCAGGTTTCTGGGCTTGTCTTCTTCTCTGTGGAAACTGCTGAGCACCTCCTGGCCACCCATGTGAGCCCGCCTCTGGACGCCTGCACCTACATGGGCTTGGACTCCGGAGCCCGGCCTGTCCAGGTGAATGGGAGTGGGGACTGGCAGGTTCTGGCCTGGGCAAGAGGCACTGACACTGGcacctggctgtgtgacctcaggccagtCCTTTCCCCTCTCTATGTCAGCATCTCTAGAGATGGAACTGCCCCAGCTCAGCCTAGGTACCCACTAATAGCAGTGCTTCCCACCCTTGTCCCAGCTGTCTCTATTTTTTGACATCCTGCTCTGCATGGCCCGGAACGTGAGAAGGGAGGACTTCCTGGTGGGGCGGCCCCCAGAGATGGGGCAAGGTGATGTGGACATCGCGGGTTATCTGTATGGAGCCCGGGCTGAGCTGTGGAGGGAGCTTCGCGATCAGCCCCTCACAGTGGGTGGGTACTGCCTCTTGGCTCTCCGGGGTAGGGAGGCCATGGGAGTGAAGGCCCCCAGAATGAGGCTCCCACCCCACCTGCCTGGCCCCCAGGCTCCTGGACCAGGCAGGCCTAGTGAGTGCATGGACTGGACGATTACCCTCTCCCAGTTCAAAGTCCCCTGCTGAGGtaactctcctcttcttcctttgtctctttcctGGGCTCCAGTCCTGGTCTTTCTACTTtctagctgtatgactttgggcaggttGCTGAGCCTCTCTGGATCTCAGCTTCCCCATTGGCACAGCGGGCTCATTTCCATGCTTGCCCTCCCAGGCCCTGATGAAGATGCGTCTTCTGGTGGGAGGCCCAGCCTGGTGTCAGAGCTGCAACATGCAGGGTGTTGGGGTCAGTACTTGTATCTTTACAGCATATGTCCCTGACGGCAGCTACAACTACATGACCAACTCAGCCAGTGAGTTCCTGCACAGTCTCACATTCCCGGGGGCTCCTGGGGCCCAGGTCGTGCACTCCCAGGTGGAGGTAAGACCTGCCTGGAGGTAAGGCCAGCAGAGGGGCCTACGGGGTACCTGGAGACAGGTAGGAatgggggctgcagggaggggagcGAATAGCTCACGCTTGGGACAGATTATCTACGCGTGtaggtgttattatccccattttgcacgTGAGTcactggaggctcagagaggttaagttacttgcttAAGACCACAGAGCCAGTAAGTGGCCAAGTCAGGATTCTACATCCAAGTCTGAGCGAGCAGCTAGAGaagattccccccccccaccctttctGAAGGGTCTGCTTGGGGATTCAGGCAAATTCATGGTGATGGGGCAGGTAGAGTTCAGAGGTGGCCCTCAGGGTGGCGGGGGTAGGGATAGCTGGACAGGTGGGAGAGGTTTTCTGGGGGAGCTGTCATCTGGTGGGACTTCCACTACTGGGTGCAGATTTGCTTtggaggagaaggcagggagAGCGTGCCCCTGGGGAGCAGCAGAAATCAAGATGGGATGGGAGTCAGCCTGAGGCTGGGGCCAGGGAGGTATTGAGAGGGATCTGGCTGGCCGACAGGCGCGGGGAGCAGCAGGAATTCTGGCCCTGGCTGTGGAGGAGAATTGGGGCAGCACCCGCCCTGGGCCCTCACAGCTTTCTCCCTGGCTTCACAGGAGCGGCAACTACTGGGGGCCGGGAGCTCTGTGGTCAGCTGCCTGCTGGAGGGCCCCGTCCAGCTGGGTCCTGGGAGTGTCCTGCAGCACTGCCACCTGCGGGTGAGGCCTGAGagggcaggcagagggagggcaAGGGTACGGGAGCCAGGGTCCTGTGTGTTTTGTGGGCGTGCTTGGGGTTCCCCTGCCCACGCAGGACGCCTGCCCGCTCCCCTGCCAGGGCCCCATTCACATCGGCACCGGCTGCTTCGTGAGTGGCCTGGACGTGGCCCAGTCCGAGGCACTGCACGGCTTGGAGCTGCACGACCTCGTCCTGCAGGGACACCATGTGCAGCTGCACGGCGCCCGCAGCCGGGCCTTCACCCTCGTTGGCCGTCTGGACAGCTGGGAAGTAGGTGCTCACCTACCTCCCCTCGCCCCCATTCTTTAGGCTTTGGGGAGCACCGGGGGTCCTAGCCCAGCTTCATTGCAGGGCTCTCTGAGCGCTCACCTGAGAGATAGGCAGTGAGGAGAGTGTAGCCATTAGAGTCTCAACAGGCCTTTACCTCCCTCCTCAGCTGCTCTGACGCAGGCTGCGTGGggattcttatccccatttttcaggccggagactgaggttcagagagggaggTGACCCGCCTTGGGCTGCAGAGCCAGTTATGGAGGGTCAGGCCTACAGACAGGATTCTGCTCCAGGTTCCAGGCACCCGGGCTGGAATGTGGAAGCTCCAGGACTTGACGCTGTTTCAGAACTTGCTTGCTTAAGTGCCCCTGTCTCTTTTCCTGTCCCCTCTTGAGCAGATCCTGGCCTTATTGCCCTTAACCCCTTCCTGTGGCCCCTGCAGCCCTGactgcttccttctcttcccccagAGAGAGGGGACAGGAACGTATCTCAACATGTCTTGGAGTCAGTTCTTCCAGAAGACAGGCATTCGGTAGGGTTGGTGGCCCCACGGGCCTCTGTGGGCCTCGGCAGCCAGGGTGGTAGCTGCTTGGAGGCTCATCctgctcctgccccaccccccaccatccCTGCGGTCtggggtagtttttttttttttttttaatttatttcatttatatttggctgcgttgggtcttcattgctgcgggtgggctttctctagttgcggcaagcaggtgctactctccgttgcgttgcacgggcttctcattgcagtggcttctcttgttgcagagcacgggctctaggtgtgcgggcttcagtagttgcagtacgcaggctcagtagttgtggctcgcgggcttagttgctgcacggcatgtgggatcttcctggaccagggctcgaacccgtgtcccctgtactggcaggcagattcctaaccactgcgccaccagggaagtcccctggggtAGTTTTGAGCAGCCTGATTTGCCCTAGCATCTTCTCCCTGGGCAACTCCAAATTCCTGGCCGTGCTCAGGCTTTGGGATTTTGTTCAATGGCCTGGGAAAGGAGGCAGGGCAGCTGGGCCTCCCTCCCTGAATTGCCTGCTTGTGCTGCCTCTGGAGTTCGTCCTGTCCCCATGAATGAGCCAACCCCCAGCTGACAGGTGGTCAGGGCTTGGTGACCAGGCAGGAGCACTTGCTTCCCTCCTGCTCATGTGTCTTCTCCCCACATCAGGGACTGGGACCTGTGGGACCCAGACATGCCCCCCATTGAGCGCTGCCTTCTCAGTGCCCGTCTCTTTCCCGTGCTCCACCCCTCGAGGGCCCTGGGGCCCCAGGACATGCTGTGGATGCTGGACCCCCAGGAGGATGGGGGCAAGGCCCTGCGGGCTTGGCGAGCCTCCTGGCGTCTGTCCTGGGAGCAGCTGCAGCCGCGCCTGGACCGGGCTGCCACACTGGCCTCCCGCCGGCACCTGTTCTTCCGCCAGGCCCTGCATAAGGCGCGGCACGTGCTGGAGGCCCGGCAGGACCTCAGCCTGCGCCCGCTGATCCGGGCTGCTGTGTACGAGGGCTGTCCTGGGCCCCTGATGGCCACCCTGGACCAGGGTGAGTGTGCTGGGCACCTATGCTGGGAAGCCAGACCCAGCATCACCTGCCCTGTCTGCCCTCTAGGTCGTCAACCTGAGGGTACTAGGGAGTCTTGAGACTTTAAAGCAGGGGAAAGACACAAATGGACTTAACTTTTAGGTTTCTGGGAAGCTCCATCCTGTTAGTGGGGAGTTTGGTGAGCGGCGGAGGCCTGGGGGTGAGGCTCTGGGTCCTGTAAGCATCGGCAAAGCCTGCACGTTCTGTGCGGGGGGCTGGATGTGGGTGAAGAGCTCCAGCACAGCCCCAGGGGGATGTGGCCCGCCCTGCGTGGGACCCAGGCATTCTGGCTGGGGACTCAGCCTTAGCCTCACAGGGACTGCCTCATTCTCCATTTCAGTTATTCGCTCATGGCCACACAGCTGGTTGGTGGGGGGCTGAGACTGAACCCAGGTGGTTTGCCCCCCAAGCCTGAGCTCTTACTCATTAAGGGCATCCTGGGTGGGGACTGCAGAGGCATatctgggctggggctggtgggatGAGAACTTTGCCAGGCAGAAGAGGGGAGCATTCCCAGGCAAGGATACATCTTGGGCAAAAGTGAAGAGGTGTGAGGAGTCTGGGGTGCCTGAGGGCAGGGGGCATTGAGGGCGGGCCTCCTCCCCAGCTGCTCCTGACTCCTGGTCCCTCAGTGGCAGCTGGTGGGGGAGACCCTGGCGTGGCAGCACGGGCACTGGCCTGTGTGGCGGATGTCCTGGGCTGCATGGCAGAGGGCCAAGGAGGTTTACGGAGTGGGCCAGCTGCCAACCCTGAGTGGGTGCGGCCCTTCTCGTACCTGGAGTGTGGAGACCTGGCGCGGGGCGTGGAGGCGCTCGCCGAGGAGCGGGACAAGTGGCTGAGCAGGTGGGTGCTAATGATGTCAAAACCCTTGGAGAAGCCTCCTGCCGTCCTTGGAGGTGGAAACCCAGAGAGAGGCGGAGTGTCCTCAGGTCACCTAGGGCAGTCGGTCCCCAAACCTAAGCAGCCCGCCCCCAGCTTGGGGCTCCATGCCAccatctctcccttccctcctggcaGACCAGCCTTACTAGTACGAGCTGCCCGCCACTACGAGGGGGCTGGGCAGATCCTGATCCGCCAGGCTGTGATGTCAGCCCAGCACTTTGTCTCCTCGGTGCCGGTAGAGCTGCCAGCACCCGGGCAGTGGGTGGTGGCTGAGTGCCCGGCTCGAGTGGACTTCTCTGGTGagcccctggggggggggggtaggggtgagggtagCCACCCCGGAACTGAGCTGGCAGCCCCTGTGACCAGCTTGGTCTCGTTCAATTGCCACAGGGGGCTGGAGTGACACGCCACCCCTTGCCTATGAGCTTGGTGGGGCAGTGCTGGGCCTGGCTGTGCGATTGAATGGCCGCCGGCCCATTGGGGCCAGGGCTCGCCGCATCCCAGAGCCCGAGCTGTGGCTGGCAGTGGGACCTCGGCAGGACAAGATGGCCACGAAGATAGTATGCGGGAGCCTGGATGACCTGCAGGATTACTGCCAGCCCCACGCCCCAGGTCAGGGCACCTGTGATTTGTGCAGGTGGGGATGGCACAGCTAGCCAgctgggggatgggggcagaACCCGAGAGACCCTGCAGGCCATGGGTGCCTGGCCTGAGGGTGAGCCAGTCTGGCGGAGGAGCCTTCATGTTACCCTGCCCAGGCACAGGAGGTAGAGCTGGCACATTTGCTGGTGTTATGGAACCCAGAGGAACTTTTGTGGCTTGGGGATGGGGTCTGCGCCGAGCCCCAGGCCAGGCTGAGATGGGTGGGGTTTCTGTTTCCACCCCTGAAGACCAAACTCCTTGCCGGATGCTGCTCACTCCACAGGGGCGCTGTTGAAGGCGGCCTTCATCTGTGCGGGGATCGTGAGCGTCCACTCCAAGCTCTCGCTGAGTGAGCAGCTGCTGTGTGCCTTTGGGGGCGGCTTTGAGCTGCATACCTGGTCTGAGCTGCCCCATGGCTCTGGCCTTGGTGAGCAGGCCCTGTCTCCCTGCTGCTCACCGACTCCATTCCCCCTTTCAGCTTTGCCTCCAatcctctccccagcctctgcccagtggagagggagggggcggggcaggaTTGGGCTGGGCAGAGCCGTGTCATGGCTGGTGCTCTCCTCCGTGCCCTGCAGGCACCAGCAGCATCCTGGCGGGGGCTGCCCTGGCCGCCTTGCAGCGGGCCGCAGGCCGGGCGGTGGGCACGGAGGCCCTGATCCACGCGGTGCTGCATCTGGAGCAGCTGCTTACCACAGGTACGGACTGCCCCAGGGCAGAAGGGAGGTCGCGGGAATTTTTCAGGgcccccaggggcttccctggacgTGCAGACAGCCACGGAACTGTGCTGCTCCTTACAAGGGTTAGAGCTTCCCTCTCACCACTCTGACACTCTCTCTCTGGtgcttttcaaaatgaaatatttctacCTCAAAGGGCTTGATGTAGGAGCACCTACTAAGTGTTAGAGTCTGTGCTGCACCTTTCATGTGTGTTAGGTATTCCTCATGTCTCTGTTCCTACCCAGGGCTGTccctcagggcagggctgggtttgGATTAGGGGACAGGACCTTCAGCCTGTTCTTCAGCACTGTGCC
This region of Balaenoptera acutorostrata chromosome 19, mBalAcu1.1, whole genome shotgun sequence genomic DNA includes:
- the FCSK gene encoding L-fucose kinase isoform X8; this encodes MAARAEPRSFWGRLEPESEEDLELVSGLVFFSVETAEHLLATHVSPPLDACTYMGLDSGARPVQLSLFFDILLCMARNVRREDFLVGRPPEMGQGDVDIAGYLYGARAELWRELRDQPLTVAYVPDGSYNYMTNSASEFLHSLTFPGAPGAQVVHSQVEERQLLGAGSSVVSCLLEGPVQLGPGSVLQHCHLRGPIHIGTGCFVSGLDVAQSEALHGLELHDLVLQGHHVQLHGARSRAFTLVGRLDSWEILALLPLTPSCGPCSPDCFLLFPQREGTGTYLNMSWSQFFQKTGIRDWDLWDPDMPPIERCLLSARLFPVLHPSRALGPQDMLWMLDPQEDGGKALRAWRASWRLSWEQLQPRLDRAATLASRRHLFFRQALHKARHVLEARQDLSLRPLIRAAVYEGCPGPLMATLDQVAAGGGDPGVAARALACVADVLGCMAEGQGGLRSGPAANPEWVRPFSYLECGDLARGVEALAEERDKWLSRPALLVRAARHYEGAGQILIRQAVMSAQHFVSSVPVELPAPGQWVVAECPARVDFSGGWSDTPPLAYELGGAVLGLAVRLNGRRPIGARARRIPEPELWLAVGPRQDKMATKIVCGSLDDLQDYCQPHAPGALLKAAFICAGIVSVHSKLSLSEQLLCAFGGGFELHTWSELPHGSGLGTSSILAGAALAALQRAAGRAVGTEALIHAVLHLEQLLTTGGGWQDQVGGLMPGIKVGRSRAQLPLKVEVEEITVPAGFVQKLNDHLLLVYTGKTRLARNLLQDVLRSWYARLPAVVQNAHNLVRHTEECAEAFRQGSLPLLGQCLTSYWEQKKLMAPGCEPLAVRRMMAVLAPHVHGQSLAGAGGGGFLYLLTKEPRQKEALEAVLAKTEGLGNYSIHLVEVDTQGLSLQLLGTETSA
- the FCSK gene encoding L-fucose kinase isoform X3; its protein translation is MEQPKGVDWTVIILTCQYKDSVEVFQRELEIRQKREQIPTRTMLLAVEDPEVHVGSGGATLNALLVAAEHLSARAGFTVVTSDVLHSAWILILHMALCLKLFCLSLLPPQGRDFPFDDCGRAFTCLPVENPQAPVEAVVCNLDCLLDIMSHRLGPGSPPGVWVCSTDMLLSVPPNPGISWDGFRGARAIALPGSTAYARNHGVYLTDSQGFVLDIYYQGTEAEIRRCGRPDGRVPLVSGLVFFSVETAEHLLATHVSPPLDACTYMGLDSGARPVQLSLFFDILLCMARNVRREDFLVGRPPEMGQGDVDIAGYLYGARAELWRELRDQPLTVAYVPDGSYNYMTNSASEFLHSLTFPGAPGAQVVHSQVEERQLLGAGSSVVSCLLEGPVQLGPGSVLQHCHLRGPIHIGTGCFVSGLDVAQSEALHGLELHDLVLQGHHVQLHGARSRAFTLVGRLDSWEREGTGTYLNMSWSQFFQKTGIRDWDLWDPDMPPIERCLLSARLFPVLHPSRALGPQDMLWMLDPQEDGGKALRAWRASWRLSWEQLQPRLDRAATLASRRHLFFRQALHKARHVLEARQDLSLRPLIRAAVYEGCPGPLMATLDQVAAGGGDPGVAARALACVADVLGCMAEGQGGLRSGPAANPEWVRPFSYLECGDLARGVEALAEERDKWLSRPALLVRAARHYEGAGQILIRQAVMSAQHFVSSVPVELPAPGQWVVAECPARVDFSGGWSDTPPLAYELGGAVLGLAVRLNGRRPIGARARRIPEPELWLAVGPRQDKMATKIVCGSLDDLQDYCQPHAPGALLKAAFICAGIVSVHSKLSLSEQLLCAFGGGFELHTWSELPHGSGLGTSSILAGAALAALQRAAGRAVGTEALIHAVLHLEQLLTTGGGWQDQVGGLMPGIKVGRSRAQLPLKVEVEEITVPAGFVQKLNDHLLLVYTGKTRLARNLLQDVLRSWYARLPAVVQNAHNLVRHTEECAEAFRQGSLPLLGQCLTSYWEQKKLMAPGCEPLAVRRMMAVLAPHVHGQSLAGAGGGGFLYLLTKEPRQKEALEAVLAKTEGLGNYSIHLVEVDTQGLSLQLLGTETSA
- the FCSK gene encoding L-fucose kinase isoform X7 yields the protein MEQPKGVDWTVIILTCQYKDSVEVFQRELEIRQKREQIPTRTMLLAVEDPEVHVGSGGATLNALLVAAEHLSARAGFTVVTSDVLHSAWILILHMALCLKLFCLSLLPPQGRDFPFDDCGRAFTCLPVENPQAPVEAVVCNLDCLLDIMSHRLGPGSPPGVWVCSTDMLLSVPPNPGISWDGFRGARAIALPGSTAYARNHGVYLTDSQGFVLDIYYQGTEAEIRRCGRPDGRVPLVSGLVFFSVETAEHLLATHVSPPLDACTYMGLDSGARPVQLSLFFDILLCMARNVRREDFLVGRPPEMGQGDVDIAGYLYGARAELWRELRDQPLTVAYVPDGSYNYMTNSASEFLHSLTFPGAPGAQVVHSQVEERQLLGAGSSVVSCLLEGPVQLGPGSVLQHCHLRGPIHIGTGCFVSGLDVAQSEALHGLELHDLVLQGHHVQLHGARSRAFTLVGRLDSWEALHKARHVLEARQDLSLRPLIRAAVYEGCPGPLMATLDQVAAGGGDPGVAARALACVADVLGCMAEGQGGLRSGPAANPEWVRPFSYLECGDLARGVEALAEERDKWLSRPALLVRAARHYEGAGQILIRQAVMSAQHFVSSVPVELPAPGQWVVAECPARVDFSGGWSDTPPLAYELGGAVLGLAVRLNGRRPIGARARRIPEPELWLAVGPRQDKMATKIVCGSLDDLQDYCQPHAPGALLKAAFICAGIVSVHSKLSLSEQLLCAFGGGFELHTWSELPHGSGLGTSSILAGAALAALQRAAGRAVGTEALIHAVLHLEQLLTTGGGWQDQVGGLMPGIKVGRSRAQLPLKVEVEEITVPAGFVQKLNDHLLLVYTGKTRLARNLLQDVLRSWYARLPAVVQNAHNLVRHTEECAEAFRQGSLPLLGQCLTSYWEQKKLMAPGCEPLAVRRMMAVLAPHVHGQSLAGAGGGGFLYLLTKEPRQKEALEAVLAKTEGLGNYSIHLVEVDTQGLSLQLLGTETSA
- the FCSK gene encoding L-fucose kinase isoform X2 — protein: MEQPKGVDWTVIILTCQYKDSVEVFQRELEIRQKREQIPTRTMLLAVEDPEVHVGSGGATLNALLVAAEHLSARAGFTVVTSDVLHSAWILILHMGRDFPFDDCGRAFTCLPVENPQAPVEAVVCNLDCLLDIMSHRLGPGSPPGVWVCSTDMLLSVPPNPGISWDGFRGARAIALPGSTAYARNHGVYLTDSQGFVLDIYYQGTEAEIRRCGRPDGRVPLVSGLVFFSVETAEHLLATHVSPPLDACTYMGLDSGARPVQLSLFFDILLCMARNVRREDFLVGRPPEMGQGDVDIAGYLYGARAELWRELRDQPLTVAYVPDGSYNYMTNSASEFLHSLTFPGAPGAQVVHSQVEERQLLGAGSSVVSCLLEGPVQLGPGSVLQHCHLRGPIHIGTGCFVSGLDVAQSEALHGLELHDLVLQGHHVQLHGARSRAFTLVGRLDSWEILALLPLTPSCGPCSPDCFLLFPQREGTGTYLNMSWSQFFQKTGIRDWDLWDPDMPPIERCLLSARLFPVLHPSRALGPQDMLWMLDPQEDGGKALRAWRASWRLSWEQLQPRLDRAATLASRRHLFFRQALHKARHVLEARQDLSLRPLIRAAVYEGCPGPLMATLDQVAAGGGDPGVAARALACVADVLGCMAEGQGGLRSGPAANPEWVRPFSYLECGDLARGVEALAEERDKWLSRPALLVRAARHYEGAGQILIRQAVMSAQHFVSSVPVELPAPGQWVVAECPARVDFSGGWSDTPPLAYELGGAVLGLAVRLNGRRPIGARARRIPEPELWLAVGPRQDKMATKIVCGSLDDLQDYCQPHAPGALLKAAFICAGIVSVHSKLSLSEQLLCAFGGGFELHTWSELPHGSGLGTSSILAGAALAALQRAAGRAVGTEALIHAVLHLEQLLTTGGGWQDQVGGLMPGIKVGRSRAQLPLKVEVEEITVPAGFVQKLNDHLLLVYTGKTRLARNLLQDVLRSWYARLPAVVQNAHNLVRHTEECAEAFRQGSLPLLGQCLTSYWEQKKLMAPGCEPLAVRRMMAVLAPHVHGQSLAGAGGGGFLYLLTKEPRQKEALEAVLAKTEGLGNYSIHLVEVDTQGLSLQLLGTETSA